The following proteins come from a genomic window of Vallitaleaceae bacterium 9-2:
- a CDS encoding RNA polymerase sigma factor, translated as MFKTNRKNVEAYLIENQQAHYRYVYGMIKNPTDAMDILQDSIVKALKKCRQLEDADKVKPWFYRIMTTTTYDFLRKQQRQLPTTDAEIEQQMEPCYDSYENPDLEDALTKLSFYEQTVLRLKYFEEMTFAQIASVMDENVNTVKTKLYRTLDTLKISLNEKEI; from the coding sequence ATGTTTAAGACAAATCGAAAAAACGTAGAAGCATATCTTATCGAAAATCAACAAGCGCATTATCGCTATGTCTATGGCATGATCAAAAATCCGACAGATGCAATGGATATTCTTCAAGATAGTATTGTTAAGGCATTAAAAAAGTGCCGACAGCTTGAAGATGCGGACAAAGTGAAGCCGTGGTTTTATCGAATTATGACAACGACGACATATGACTTTTTACGTAAACAACAGCGTCAATTACCGACGACGGATGCGGAGATTGAACAGCAGATGGAGCCTTGCTATGATTCGTATGAGAACCCTGATTTGGAAGACGCCTTAACAAAGCTTTCTTTTTACGAACAGACAGTTCTTCGGCTAAAATATTTTGAAGAAATGACGTTTGCACAAATCGCATCGGTGATGGATGAAAATGTGAATACAGTAAAAACTAAGCTGTATAGAACATTAGATACCTTAAAAATATCACTTAATGAGAAGGAGATTTAA